Proteins co-encoded in one Cinclus cinclus chromosome 17, bCinCin1.1, whole genome shotgun sequence genomic window:
- the LOC134051024 gene encoding cytochrome b-c1 complex subunit 9 encodes MALLRQVYGSLFRRTSTFALSVVLGAVLFERAFDQGADALFEQLNEGKLWKHIKHKYEN; translated from the exons ATGGCGCTGCTGCGGCAGGTGTATGGGTCGCTGTTCCGCCGCACCTCCACATTCGCACTGTCGGTCGTGCTGGGTGCGGTGCTCTTCGAGCGCGCCTTCGACCAGGGCGCGGACGCTCTCTTTGAGCAGCTCAACGAAGGG AAACTGTGGAAACACATCAAGCACAAGTATGAGAactga